One window of the Roseovarius sp. THAF9 genome contains the following:
- a CDS encoding xanthine dehydrogenase family protein molybdopterin-binding subunit: MPKDGGIGASSKRREDVRFLTGAGNYTDDINLRGQAYVHFLRSDVAHGTLDNVDTSAAEGMPGVIKVFTGADFAEVGGIPCGWQVTDRHGEPMQEPPHPVLAQGKVRHVGDPIAAIVAESREQARDAAEAIEVDISDLPAVMDMKEALKEGATKVHDDLTSNLCYDWGFVEENKGAVDEAIKNAAHVTTLELVNNRLVPNAMEPRVAVGDYSRGTDDSTLYTTSQNPHVIRLLMGAFVLGIPEHKLRVVAPDVGGGFGSKIYHYAEEAFCTFAAKALNRPVKWTCSRSEAFISDAHGRDHVTKIELALDADNNFTAVRTETYANMGAYLSTFAPSIPTWLHGTLMAGNYKTPNIYVNVKAVFTNTVPVDAYRGAGRPEATYQLERVIDKAARELGVDPIELRRQNFVTEFPYATPVAVEYDTGDYNATMDKLLEIIDKDGFQKRLEDSKAKGKLRGLGVNCYIEACGIAPSNLVGQLGARAGLYESATVRVNATGGITVMTGSHSHGQGHETAFPQVVADMLGIDESMVEIEHGDTANTPMGMGTYGSRSIAVGGSAMVKATEKIIAKTKKIAAHLLEASEADIELKDGQFTVAGTDKSVAWGDVTLAAYVPHNYPLEEIEPGLEETAFYDPANFTYPSGAYACEVEVDPETGKVTIESFAAADDFGNVINPMIVSGQVHGGLAQGIGQALLEQTSYDADGQLLSASYMDYAMPRADDVPFYDVDHSCQTPCTHNPLGVKGCGEAGAIGSPPSVVNAVVDALQRAGHDVTHIDMPLTPSRVWQAMQG, translated from the coding sequence GGCCTATGTGCATTTCCTGCGCTCGGACGTCGCACACGGCACGTTGGACAACGTGGATACCAGCGCTGCCGAGGGCATGCCCGGGGTGATCAAGGTTTTCACCGGCGCGGATTTCGCCGAGGTGGGGGGCATCCCCTGTGGCTGGCAGGTGACGGACCGGCATGGCGAGCCCATGCAGGAGCCGCCGCACCCGGTGCTGGCGCAGGGCAAGGTGCGGCATGTGGGCGATCCCATTGCTGCCATCGTGGCTGAAAGCCGCGAACAGGCGCGGGACGCCGCCGAGGCGATCGAGGTGGACATCTCGGACCTGCCCGCCGTCATGGACATGAAGGAGGCGCTGAAAGAGGGCGCCACCAAGGTGCATGACGACCTGACCTCGAACCTTTGCTATGACTGGGGCTTCGTCGAGGAGAACAAGGGCGCGGTGGACGAGGCGATCAAGAACGCCGCGCATGTGACCACGCTGGAACTGGTGAACAACCGGCTGGTGCCGAACGCGATGGAGCCGCGCGTGGCGGTGGGCGATTACAGCCGCGGCACCGACGACAGCACGCTTTATACCACGAGCCAGAACCCGCACGTCATTCGCCTGTTGATGGGCGCGTTCGTGCTGGGCATTCCCGAGCACAAGCTGCGGGTCGTGGCGCCCGATGTGGGCGGCGGTTTCGGCTCGAAGATCTATCACTATGCCGAGGAAGCCTTCTGCACCTTTGCGGCCAAGGCGCTCAACCGTCCGGTTAAGTGGACCTGCTCGCGCTCGGAGGCTTTCATTTCCGACGCGCATGGCCGCGATCACGTGACCAAGATCGAACTGGCGCTGGATGCGGACAACAACTTTACCGCTGTGCGCACGGAAACCTATGCCAACATGGGGGCGTATCTGTCGACTTTCGCGCCGTCGATCCCCACATGGCTGCACGGCACGCTGATGGCGGGCAATTACAAGACGCCCAATATCTACGTGAACGTGAAGGCGGTCTTTACCAACACCGTTCCCGTCGATGCCTATCGCGGGGCCGGGCGGCCCGAGGCGACGTACCAGCTGGAGCGTGTCATCGACAAGGCGGCGCGGGAGCTGGGCGTGGATCCGATCGAGCTGCGGCGACAGAACTTCGTCACCGAGTTCCCCTATGCCACGCCGGTCGCTGTCGAGTACGACACGGGCGATTACAACGCCACGATGGACAAGTTGCTGGAGATCATCGACAAGGATGGTTTCCAAAAGCGACTGGAAGACAGCAAGGCCAAAGGAAAGCTGCGGGGCCTTGGCGTGAACTGCTATATCGAGGCCTGCGGCATCGCGCCGTCGAACCTGGTGGGGCAGTTGGGCGCGCGGGCCGGCTTGTATGAATCCGCGACCGTGCGGGTGAACGCCACCGGCGGGATCACCGTGATGACCGGCAGCCATAGCCACGGACAGGGGCACGAGACCGCTTTCCCGCAAGTGGTGGCCGACATGCTGGGCATCGACGAGAGCATGGTCGAGATCGAACACGGCGACACGGCCAACACGCCGATGGGCATGGGCACCTACGGCTCCCGCTCCATCGCCGTGGGCGGCAGCGCCATGGTCAAGGCGACCGAGAAGATCATCGCCAAGACCAAGAAGATCGCGGCCCACCTGCTGGAAGCCTCGGAGGCGGATATCGAGTTGAAGGACGGCCAGTTCACCGTCGCGGGTACCGACAAGTCGGTGGCCTGGGGCGACGTGACGTTGGCGGCTTACGTGCCGCACAACTATCCGCTGGAAGAGATCGAGCCGGGGCTGGAGGAGACCGCGTTCTACGACCCGGCCAACTTCACCTATCCGTCGGGCGCCTATGCCTGCGAGGTGGAGGTCGACCCCGAGACCGGCAAGGTCACCATCGAGAGCTTTGCTGCCGCCGACGACTTCGGCAATGTCATCAACCCGATGATCGTGTCGGGCCAGGTGCATGGCGGGCTGGCGCAGGGGATCGGGCAGGCGCTCTTGGAGCAGACCTCCTACGATGCCGACGGCCAGCTCTTGAGCGCGTCCTACATGGATTACGCCATGCCGCGCGCCGATGACGTGCCGTTCTACGATGTCGACCATTCCTGCCAGACGCCCTGCACGCACAACCCGCTGGGGGTGAAAGGCTGTGGCGAGGCTGGCGCGATCGGCAGTCCGCCTTCGGTGGTCAATGCCGTGGTGGATGCGCTGCAACGCGCGGGGCATGATGTGACGCATATCGACATGCCGCTGACGCCGTCGCGCGTCTGGCAGGCGATGCAAGGGTAA
- a CDS encoding xanthine dehydrogenase family protein subunit M, with protein sequence MYAFEIERPSTVADAVALLKQSDENQALGGGQTLIPTLKQRLAAPEVLVCLSGIDEIKGVCTDDDGRICIGGGTTHGDVAAGSGAYPALVWMAENIGDPAVRNRGTIGGSLANNDPSACYPAAVLASGATVVTNEREIAADDFFEGMFATVLNEGEIITEVKFPVPEKANYQKFEQPASRFALVGVFVAKFADGVRVAVTGASEEGVFRWTEAEEALSGNFSASALDGLSVPADGMISDLHGSGAYRAHLVAVMTRRAVEAA encoded by the coding sequence ATGTACGCATTCGAAATCGAACGCCCGAGCACCGTGGCCGACGCGGTGGCGCTGCTCAAACAAAGCGACGAGAACCAGGCGCTGGGGGGCGGGCAGACCCTGATCCCCACGCTGAAGCAACGCCTGGCCGCGCCCGAGGTGCTGGTTTGCCTGAGCGGGATCGACGAGATCAAGGGCGTCTGCACCGATGATGACGGCCGCATCTGCATTGGCGGGGGCACGACCCACGGCGATGTGGCGGCGGGATCGGGGGCTTATCCGGCGCTGGTCTGGATGGCCGAGAATATCGGCGACCCGGCGGTGCGCAACCGTGGCACCATCGGCGGAAGCCTGGCCAACAACGACCCGTCGGCGTGCTATCCGGCGGCGGTGCTGGCGTCGGGCGCGACGGTGGTGACCAACGAGCGCGAGATCGCGGCTGATGATTTCTTCGAGGGCATGTTCGCGACCGTGCTGAATGAGGGCGAAATCATCACCGAGGTGAAATTCCCGGTGCCGGAAAAGGCCAACTACCAGAAGTTCGAACAGCCCGCGTCGCGCTTTGCGTTGGTCGGCGTCTTCGTGGCCAAGTTCGCCGACGGTGTGCGCGTGGCCGTCACCGGCGCATCCGAAGAGGGCGTGTTCCGCTGGACGGAAGCCGAAGAGGCGCTGAGCGGCAATTTCTCGGCCTCGGCGCTGGACGGTCTTTCAGTGCCGGCGGACGGGATGATTTCGGACTTGCACGGCTCGGGGGCGTACCGCGCGCATCTGGTGGCGGTGATGACCCGCCGGGCGGTCGAGGCGGCCTGA
- a CDS encoding HNH endonuclease: MDADFRTEFVRAPSALKHHPALVLNADYRPLSYYPLSLWPWQDAVKAVFLDRVDIVAEYEDTVRSPSTEIRIPSVIVLKDYVKPQKRVAFTRFNLFLRDEFQCQYCGAKGDLTFDHVVPRAKGGITSWENVVAACSPCNLRKGSRSLRRSGLNLRKPPRAPAAEQLRNLGRKFPPNHLHESWIDFLYWDAELEA, from the coding sequence ATGGATGCAGATTTCAGAACGGAATTCGTAAGGGCGCCCTCGGCGCTGAAACATCATCCGGCGCTGGTTCTGAACGCCGACTATCGCCCACTGTCCTATTACCCCTTGTCGTTGTGGCCCTGGCAGGATGCCGTGAAGGCCGTGTTCCTTGACCGGGTCGACATCGTGGCCGAGTACGAAGACACGGTGCGAAGTCCTTCGACCGAGATCAGGATACCCTCGGTCATCGTTCTGAAAGATTACGTCAAACCTCAAAAGCGCGTGGCCTTCACGCGCTTTAATTTGTTTCTGAGGGATGAATTCCAGTGTCAGTACTGCGGAGCGAAGGGGGATCTGACATTTGACCACGTAGTTCCGCGCGCCAAGGGCGGGATCACTTCCTGGGAAAACGTCGTGGCGGCCTGTTCGCCTTGCAATCTGCGCAAGGGCTCCAGAAGCCTGCGGCGCTCGGGGCTGAACCTGCGCAAGCCGCCGCGCGCGCCGGCGGCGGAACAGCTGCGTAACCTTGGCCGCAAGTTCCCGCCCAATCACCTGCATGAAAGCTGGATCGACTTCCTTTACTGGGATGCCGAGTTGGAAGCCTAG
- a CDS encoding nitrilase-related carbon-nitrogen hydrolase codes for MRLGIYQCDAGGLSTSARLRALELRLAEREADLMVCPELFLSGYMGADHAALAEPATGPFFQDVAEMAKRHETAVCYGYPEAADGVVYNAARLVGADGAALANHRKRLPSPGSFEEETFANGDNLTLVDHGGMRIAIIICYEVELPESLRKAALHGAELALVPTALVDQWGVVAEKLVPTRAFENGLWLAYANHAGEEGGARYLGGSRIVAPDGVEEAVAGTEETVIAANVDPARVVAARNRLPYLRDAVKL; via the coding sequence ATGCGTCTTGGGATTTATCAATGCGATGCGGGTGGTCTGTCGACCAGTGCGCGGCTGCGCGCGCTGGAGTTGCGGCTGGCGGAGCGCGAGGCCGACCTGATGGTCTGTCCGGAGTTGTTCCTGTCGGGCTACATGGGGGCCGATCACGCGGCGCTGGCCGAACCCGCGACGGGACCGTTCTTTCAGGATGTGGCCGAGATGGCGAAGCGGCACGAGACCGCCGTCTGCTATGGATATCCCGAGGCGGCGGACGGCGTGGTTTACAATGCCGCGCGGCTGGTGGGCGCGGATGGCGCGGCGCTGGCCAATCACCGCAAGCGGTTGCCGTCGCCGGGAAGTTTCGAGGAAGAGACATTTGCCAACGGGGACAACCTGACGCTGGTCGATCACGGCGGAATGCGCATCGCGATCATCATCTGCTACGAGGTCGAACTGCCCGAAAGCCTGCGCAAGGCCGCGCTGCACGGGGCCGAGCTGGCGCTGGTGCCCACGGCGCTTGTCGATCAGTGGGGCGTGGTGGCCGAGAAACTGGTGCCGACGCGGGCCTTCGAGAACGGGTTGTGGTTGGCCTATGCCAACCATGCGGGCGAGGAGGGCGGCGCGCGCTACCTCGGCGGCAGCCGGATCGTGGCGCCGGACGGGGTGGAGGAGGCGGTGGCCGGGACAGAGGAGACCGTGATTGCCGCCAATGTCGACCCCGCGCGTGTGGTGGCGGCGCGGAACCGGCTGCCGTACTTGCGCGATGCGGTCAAACTGTGA
- a CDS encoding Xaa-Pro peptidase family protein, which translates to MTGPAFDDGELAGRVARSCALLKAEGLDGLLISVPESIYWLTGLDHWGFFAAHVLVLNADGEMALVCRAMEGITVANQVRNARFYGHADHEELSDHVLRAMADLGLKGGRVGIEKRSLFLTPRHAERIMQGEADWSEGSGLIDDLRLVKSPVEMAYTRKAARAADLGTLAAIEAVRDGASDYEVAAEYHRAAILAESEYPGFGPFFRPTSRLGEEHTTWRGDVFRTGDAVFMETCGAYRKYQAPMGRLVYVGAAPEGVERSVELAVDGMKAICAALKPGAAAGDAYAAWREVAAGAGLADYNRHHCGYLVGIGFPPSWTGGSMVTSLFPGSERKLEVGMVFHAHSWFTNTDVVDYFISNTVMLTETGAEVLTDQTPETLIVKG; encoded by the coding sequence ATGACCGGGCCTGCATTCGACGATGGTGAATTGGCGGGTCGCGTGGCGCGGTCCTGTGCGCTTCTGAAAGCGGAGGGGCTGGACGGGCTGCTGATCTCGGTGCCCGAGAGCATCTACTGGCTGACCGGCCTTGATCATTGGGGATTCTTTGCCGCGCATGTTCTGGTGCTGAACGCGGATGGCGAGATGGCGCTGGTCTGCCGCGCGATGGAGGGGATCACGGTCGCCAACCAGGTGCGGAACGCGCGGTTCTATGGTCATGCGGATCACGAGGAGCTGTCGGATCACGTGCTGCGGGCGATGGCCGATCTGGGCCTCAAGGGCGGACGCGTCGGGATCGAGAAGCGCAGCCTGTTCCTGACGCCGCGCCATGCGGAACGGATTATGCAGGGGGAGGCGGACTGGAGCGAGGGCTCGGGCCTGATCGACGATCTGCGGCTGGTGAAATCGCCGGTCGAGATGGCCTATACCCGCAAGGCGGCGCGGGCGGCGGACCTTGGCACGTTGGCCGCGATCGAAGCGGTACGCGATGGGGCCAGCGATTACGAGGTGGCCGCCGAGTATCATCGCGCGGCGATCCTGGCGGAGAGTGAATATCCCGGGTTTGGGCCGTTCTTTCGCCCCACGTCACGGCTGGGGGAGGAGCACACGACATGGCGCGGCGATGTGTTTCGCACCGGCGACGCGGTCTTCATGGAAACCTGCGGCGCCTATCGCAAATACCAGGCGCCGATGGGGCGGTTGGTCTATGTCGGCGCGGCGCCGGAGGGCGTGGAGCGGTCTGTCGAGTTGGCCGTTGATGGCATGAAGGCGATCTGTGCCGCGCTGAAACCCGGTGCTGCGGCGGGCGACGCCTATGCCGCGTGGCGCGAGGTGGCGGCGGGTGCAGGGCTGGCCGACTATAACCGGCATCACTGCGGCTACCTGGTGGGGATCGGCTTCCCGCCCAGTTGGACGGGCGGGTCGATGGTGACCAGCCTCTTTCCCGGCTCGGAGCGCAAGCTGGAGGTCGGCATGGTCTTTCACGCCCATTCCTGGTTCACCAACACGGATGTGGTGGACTACTTCATTTCCAACACGGTGATGCTGACAGAGACTGGCGCAGAGGTTCTGACCGACCAGACGCCGGAGACTTTGATCGTGAAGGGCTAG
- a CDS encoding DEAD/DEAH box helicase has protein sequence MYDFDMLGLAPELNTALKTAGLTEPTPIQNKAIPLALEGHDVMGLAQTGTGKTLAFGLPLIQNLLDAPGKPDPKMVKALILAPTRELVNQIAESLRGLTKGTKLRVVTVVGGQSIGKQISLLSRGTDILVATPGRLIDLMERRALDLSTARHLVLDEADQMLDMGFIHALRKIAPHLGSPRQTMLFSATMPKQMEEISAAYLTNPRRVQVSPPGKAADKITQSVHHVAKNDKSAKLRELLADDPHALTLVFSRTKHGAERLMKGLVSDGFNAASIHGNKSQGQRDRALKAFRDGTTNILVATDVAARGIDIPGVAYVVNYDLPEVADNYVHRIGRTARAGREGEAISLCAPEEAGLLRDIEKVMKITVPVASGTAPAFEPGRAPKKRGNGSNRRRGGKPAQGGGQGQAPSSAQKPRRQRRRNRAA, from the coding sequence TTGTACGATTTCGACATGCTGGGCCTCGCGCCCGAACTCAACACCGCTCTCAAGACCGCCGGCCTGACCGAACCGACGCCCATCCAGAACAAGGCCATTCCCCTCGCCCTCGAAGGCCATGATGTCATGGGCCTCGCCCAAACCGGCACGGGCAAGACGCTGGCCTTCGGCCTGCCGCTCATCCAGAACCTGCTCGATGCACCGGGCAAGCCGGACCCCAAGATGGTCAAGGCCCTCATCCTCGCCCCGACGCGCGAACTGGTGAACCAGATCGCCGAGTCGCTGCGCGGCCTGACCAAAGGCACCAAGCTGCGCGTCGTCACCGTTGTCGGCGGGCAGTCCATCGGCAAGCAGATCAGCCTTCTGTCGCGCGGCACCGACATCCTCGTCGCCACGCCGGGCCGCCTGATCGACCTGATGGAGCGCCGCGCGCTGGACCTTTCGACCGCGCGTCACCTCGTGCTGGACGAGGCCGACCAGATGCTCGACATGGGCTTCATCCACGCTCTGCGCAAAATCGCGCCGCATCTGGGCAGCCCGCGCCAGACCATGCTGTTCTCGGCCACTATGCCCAAGCAGATGGAAGAGATCTCCGCCGCCTACCTGACCAACCCCCGCCGGGTTCAGGTCTCGCCCCCCGGCAAGGCCGCCGACAAGATCACCCAGTCGGTGCATCACGTTGCCAAGAACGACAAGTCCGCCAAGCTGCGTGAACTTCTGGCCGACGATCCGCACGCCCTGACCCTCGTCTTTTCCCGCACCAAGCACGGCGCGGAACGGCTGATGAAAGGGCTGGTCTCCGACGGCTTCAACGCCGCCTCGATCCACGGCAACAAAAGCCAGGGACAGCGCGACCGCGCGCTCAAAGCCTTCCGTGACGGTACCACCAACATTCTCGTCGCCACGGATGTGGCCGCACGCGGCATCGACATTCCGGGCGTCGCCTACGTGGTCAACTACGACCTTCCCGAAGTGGCCGACAACTACGTCCACCGCATCGGCCGCACCGCGCGGGCGGGCCGCGAAGGCGAGGCCATCTCGCTCTGCGCCCCCGAAGAAGCGGGCCTGCTTCGTGACATCGAGAAGGTGATGAAGATCACCGTCCCGGTGGCCAGCGGCACAGCGCCCGCTTTCGAACCCGGTCGCGCCCCCAAGAAACGCGGCAACGGGTCCAACCGTCGTCGTGGCGGCAAGCCCGCCCAGGGGGGCGGCCAAGGTCAGGCGCCTTCTTCGGCGCAAAAACCCCGCCGCCAGCGCCGCCGCAACCGCGCGGCCTGA
- a CDS encoding polymer-forming cytoskeletal protein, translated as MFSKSKINDPAPKPDSAAKPAAPAEPRKDTAEKPSSGEFKAAAPKAKPPASVLSPDLHVTGNLKTTGDVQVEGTVEGDIRAHLLTIGESATIKGEIIADDVVINGRIVGRVRGLKVRLTSTARVEGDIIHKTIAIESGAHFEGSVQRQDDPLNAGGKKQSAPAQQSSSPTPAPANEPAKS; from the coding sequence ATGTTTTCTAAGAGCAAAATCAACGACCCCGCGCCGAAGCCAGATTCTGCGGCCAAACCCGCCGCGCCGGCCGAGCCGCGCAAGGACACCGCCGAGAAACCCAGCAGTGGCGAGTTCAAGGCCGCGGCCCCCAAGGCCAAACCCCCCGCCTCGGTCCTGTCGCCCGATCTTCACGTCACCGGCAACCTCAAGACCACCGGCGACGTGCAAGTGGAAGGCACTGTCGAGGGCGACATTCGCGCCCACCTGCTGACCATCGGCGAAAGCGCCACGATCAAGGGCGAAATCATCGCCGATGACGTCGTGATCAATGGCCGCATCGTCGGCCGCGTGCGTGGTCTGAAAGTGCGCCTGACCTCGACCGCCCGCGTCGAAGGCGACATCATCCACAAGACCATCGCCATCGAATCCGGCGCTCATTTCGAAGGCTCGGTGCAACGCCAGGACGACCCGCTCAATGCCGGCGGCAAGAAACAATCCGCCCCGGCCCAGCAGTCTTCCTCGCCGACGCCCGCCCCCGCGAACGAGCCGGCCAAGAGCTGA
- a CDS encoding M23 family metallopeptidase, whose amino-acid sequence MRRRFLIKLNHILEKHFPERRVFLRSDTDTRFIRLRPATQLIAFTGASAIVAWAIIATAVLVMDSIGSGNFREQAKRDQRTYEARLNALEDERDMRAEEALAAQNRFNSALEQISVMQTELLTSETRRRELETGIEVIQSTLRRTMKDRDSARNEAAQLAEAIDNSGDMPLPGQSGSAGEDPMVEFLSSQLAATAQERDQITADAQDALLRADEMATQIQLMQDQNDQIFRQLEEAMTISVEPLDKMFTAAGMNPDRLLDTVRSGYSGQGGPLMPLNFSTRGEDPSADTRRANGILQGMDKLNLYRIAAQKAPFAMPVKSSFRFTSGFGMRWGRMHSGTDFAAPHGTPIFSTADGVVVHAGWQSGYGRLVKIQHEFGIETRYAHMSKLHVKKGQRVSRGDRIGDMGSTGRSTGTHLHYEVRVGGKAVNPMIYIKAARDVF is encoded by the coding sequence TTGCGCAGACGATTTTTGATCAAGCTGAACCACATCCTGGAAAAACACTTCCCGGAACGCCGCGTTTTCCTGCGGTCCGACACAGACACCCGCTTCATCCGGCTTCGGCCCGCGACGCAACTCATCGCCTTCACCGGCGCCTCGGCCATCGTGGCTTGGGCGATCATCGCCACCGCCGTTTTGGTGATGGACTCGATCGGATCGGGCAATTTCCGCGAGCAGGCCAAGCGCGACCAGCGCACCTACGAGGCCCGGCTGAACGCGCTGGAAGACGAACGCGATATGCGCGCCGAAGAGGCGCTGGCGGCCCAGAACCGCTTCAACTCGGCGCTGGAACAGATCTCGGTAATGCAGACCGAACTCCTAACCTCCGAAACCCGCCGGCGCGAGCTGGAGACCGGGATCGAGGTAATCCAGTCGACCCTGCGCCGCACCATGAAAGACCGCGACAGCGCCCGCAACGAGGCCGCGCAGCTTGCCGAAGCAATCGACAATTCCGGCGACATGCCCCTGCCCGGCCAGTCGGGCAGCGCGGGCGAGGACCCGATGGTAGAGTTCCTGTCGTCCCAGCTTGCCGCCACCGCGCAAGAGCGTGACCAAATCACCGCCGACGCGCAGGATGCGCTGTTGCGAGCCGACGAGATGGCCACCCAGATCCAGCTGATGCAGGATCAGAACGACCAGATCTTCCGCCAACTGGAAGAGGCGATGACGATCTCGGTCGAGCCGCTGGACAAGATGTTCACCGCCGCCGGCATGAACCCCGACCGGCTCCTGGATACCGTGCGCTCGGGCTATTCCGGCCAGGGCGGGCCGCTGATGCCGCTCAACTTCTCGACCCGGGGCGAAGACCCTTCGGCTGACACCCGCCGCGCCAACGGCATCCTTCAGGGCATGGACAAGCTGAACCTGTACCGCATCGCCGCCCAGAAGGCGCCTTTCGCGATGCCGGTAAAGTCGTCCTTCCGCTTCACGTCAGGCTTCGGCATGCGCTGGGGCCGGATGCATTCCGGCACCGATTTCGCCGCGCCGCATGGTACGCCGATCTTCTCGACCGCCGATGGCGTGGTTGTTCACGCCGGCTGGCAGTCGGGGTATGGCCGCCTTGTGAAGATCCAGCACGAGTTCGGAATCGAGACGCGCTACGCCCACATGTCCAAGTTGCACGTCAAGAAGGGCCAAAGGGTCTCGCGCGGGGATCGAATTGGTGATATGGGGAGCACTGGACGTTCCACCGGCACCCATCTACACTACGAGGTCCGTGTCGGCGGCAAGGCCGTCAACCCCATGATCTACATCAAGGCTGCAAGAGATGTTTTCTAA
- a CDS encoding ferritin-like domain-containing protein, translating into MAVEVLTTADGRAKTALSRRHAETWFAARAAGRAIPVGHAAPPLRPSRPDLPRLLDPRDVPRRRPGTAHGRLAILHAVAHIELNAVDLHWDIIARFTDTKMPIGFYDDWVKSADEESKHFNLVCDCLEAKGSHYGALDAHAGMWRAAEETAEDFMGRLAVVPMVLEARGLDVTPGMIDLFETAGEDRTVEALKVIYAEEVGHVAYGSKWFHFLCGRHEMDPKDAFHDLVSRYFHGGLKPPFNEEKRAEAGLPPDFYWPLADRRTGA; encoded by the coding sequence ATGGCCGTCGAGGTGCTGACCACCGCCGACGGGCGCGCAAAGACCGCCCTGTCGCGGCGCCATGCCGAAACCTGGTTCGCGGCCCGCGCCGCAGGGCGCGCCATACCCGTAGGTCACGCGGCCCCGCCTCTGCGCCCCTCGCGCCCCGACCTGCCCCGCCTTCTGGACCCGCGCGACGTGCCGCGTCGTCGCCCGGGCACTGCGCATGGCCGGCTGGCGATCCTGCACGCGGTGGCCCATATCGAACTCAATGCCGTCGACCTGCACTGGGACATCATCGCGCGCTTCACCGATACGAAGATGCCGATCGGTTTCTACGACGACTGGGTGAAATCGGCTGACGAGGAATCCAAGCATTTTAACCTGGTATGCGACTGCCTCGAGGCAAAAGGCAGTCATTACGGCGCACTGGACGCCCATGCCGGCATGTGGCGCGCCGCCGAGGAGACGGCAGAGGATTTCATGGGCCGCCTCGCCGTCGTGCCCATGGTGCTCGAAGCGCGCGGCCTAGACGTAACGCCGGGCATGATCGACCTGTTCGAGACCGCCGGCGAGGACCGGACGGTCGAGGCGCTCAAGGTCATTTATGCCGAGGAGGTCGGCCATGTCGCCTATGGCTCCAAGTGGTTTCACTTCCTCTGCGGGCGGCACGAGATGGACCCCAAAGACGCCTTCCACGACCTCGTCAGCCGCTATTTCCACGGGGGCCTGAAACCGCCCTTCAACGAGGAAAAACGCGCCGAGGCGGGCCTTCCCCCCGACTTTTACTGGCCCTTGGCAGACCGCAGAACCGGGGCTTGA
- the bcp gene encoding thioredoxin-dependent thiol peroxidase, with amino-acid sequence MLETGQPAPDFALPRDGGDLVTLSDQRPAPVVLYFYPKDDTPGCTKEAIAFTGLVEDFDAVGAKIFGISKDTVAKHDKFRDKHELGIPLLSDADTHVCEEYGVWKEKKMYGKTFMGIERTTVLIDQDGMIARIWPKVKVDGHAEEVLDAVRAL; translated from the coding sequence ATGCTTGAGACCGGTCAACCGGCCCCCGATTTCGCCCTGCCGCGCGACGGCGGCGACCTTGTCACCCTGTCCGATCAGCGCCCGGCGCCGGTGGTCCTGTATTTCTACCCCAAGGACGACACGCCCGGCTGCACCAAGGAGGCCATCGCCTTCACCGGCCTTGTCGAGGACTTCGACGCGGTCGGCGCCAAGATCTTCGGGATATCCAAGGACACCGTGGCCAAGCACGACAAGTTCCGCGACAAGCATGAGCTGGGCATTCCCCTTCTGTCTGACGCTGATACGCATGTGTGCGAGGAATACGGCGTCTGGAAGGAAAAAAAGATGTACGGCAAGACCTTCATGGGGATCGAGCGCACGACCGTGCTGATCGATCAGGACGGCATGATCGCCCGGATCTGGCCCAAGGTGAAGGTCGACGGCCACGCCGAGGAGGTGCTGGACGCGGTGCGCGCGCTTTGA